Proteins found in one Acidobacteriota bacterium genomic segment:
- a CDS encoding glycosyltransferase, whose product MKIAFLGHNNFSDYFKIGGFESLTRRLAFYLSSRGHFVDYFIYNAESAKEMEVFPNLKLKYFQSFEDCSDALFQSYDHIFKIWLNRRERIRYILFSKRIHYLTKARCHSIILNWSDSIFKQKLILLEAMMSSHDGRIICVSPRQYRKIKTWSKRAYFLYPPVPDEYFLKPEEKSKNEKIKVAFLGMITPDKYIEEIIELFKDLRRDPRFDCIIHAIHDSRNKRSFEIHQWLSRQKEVKYIQEDIQKYSPEGEKKVISLLRETDIFIQPFRRLVNTLDTPLLLLEAMASLCAVVTTPTGSVPGIYGKSPFIISRDHFLEEARILLKNITYQRILKERERIFKRNGELNFALSSMGPALDELLR is encoded by the coding sequence ATGAAAATAGCTTTTCTGGGACATAATAATTTTTCTGATTACTTCAAGATAGGTGGATTCGAATCTTTAACGAGAAGACTGGCCTTCTATCTTTCCAGCAGAGGTCATTTCGTTGATTATTTTATTTATAACGCTGAATCAGCAAAGGAAATGGAGGTCTTTCCAAATCTAAAGCTGAAATATTTTCAAAGCTTCGAAGATTGTTCAGACGCTCTCTTCCAATCATACGATCACATCTTCAAGATATGGCTGAATCGCCGGGAGCGCATTCGATATATCCTTTTTTCTAAGAGGATCCATTATCTCACAAAAGCCAGATGTCACTCCATAATCCTGAACTGGTCGGATTCCATCTTCAAGCAGAAGTTGATCCTATTGGAAGCCATGATGTCATCTCATGATGGCCGGATCATCTGTGTATCACCCAGACAATATCGCAAGATAAAAACATGGTCAAAGAGAGCCTATTTCCTTTATCCACCAGTGCCTGATGAATACTTCTTGAAACCCGAGGAGAAGTCAAAGAATGAAAAGATTAAAGTGGCTTTTTTAGGGATGATCACTCCTGATAAATATATTGAAGAGATCATCGAACTTTTTAAAGATCTTCGAAGGGATCCACGATTTGATTGTATCATCCATGCCATCCATGATTCGAGGAACAAAAGATCTTTTGAAATCCATCAGTGGCTCTCGAGACAGAAAGAAGTGAAATATATACAGGAAGATATTCAAAAATACTCTCCTGAAGGAGAGAAGAAGGTCATAAGCCTCCTCAGAGAAACTGATATTTTCATTCAACCCTTTCGAAGATTGGTAAATACACTGGATACCCCTTTGCTTCTTTTGGAAGCAATGGCCTCCTTGTGCGCGGTTGTAACAACCCCTACCGGGAGCGTTCCGGGAATTTACGGGAAAAGCCCCTTCATCATCTCCCGGGATCATTTTCTTGAAGAAGCGAGGATTCTCTTGAAAAACATAACGTACCAGAGAATCTTAAAGGAAAGAGAACGAATATTTAAGAGGAACGGAGAGCTGAATTTTGCTCTTTCTTCTATGGGACCGGCTCTTGACGAGTTATTACGGTAA
- a CDS encoding NAD-dependent epimerase/dehydratase family protein — MQHYSEYYCGRTILITGGAGAIGSNLAASMADIKDSQIIIVDDLSSAARWNIPQKKNVRFIYGSVTDDSLLKHVYSFKPTLVYHLAALFANQNSIDHPENDLMVNGMGTLKVLQYSNLTGVEKVIYASSGCSVYGKSPLPLIENFTSLDLDTPYQITKMLGETYCNYFKNYYGLKTVRCRFFNSFGPGEIPGAYRNVIPNFVYWSLKGQPLPIMGTGEETRDWTYVGDIVDGLLRAGALDSAVGEAMNLASGTEHKVIDVANWINELTGNRSGIVYTPRRKWDTKSRLLASIDKAKQIIGYEPKTDFRQGLKNTVQWFRENWNRIEASASF, encoded by the coding sequence ATGCAACACTACTCTGAATACTATTGTGGACGAACGATTCTTATCACCGGCGGGGCAGGTGCCATCGGGTCCAACCTGGCAGCTTCCATGGCAGATATAAAGGACAGCCAGATCATCATTGTAGATGATCTCTCTTCTGCGGCCAGATGGAATATTCCGCAGAAGAAGAATGTCCGCTTCATCTACGGAAGCGTGACGGATGATTCCCTCTTGAAGCATGTCTATTCCTTCAAACCAACCCTTGTCTATCACCTTGCCGCTCTTTTTGCCAATCAGAATTCCATTGATCATCCAGAGAATGATTTGATGGTCAACGGGATGGGCACATTGAAAGTCCTTCAGTACTCAAATCTCACAGGAGTCGAGAAGGTGATATATGCTTCTTCTGGTTGCTCCGTCTATGGGAAATCTCCTTTGCCCTTGATCGAAAACTTCACTTCGCTTGATCTCGATACTCCTTACCAGATCACAAAGATGCTTGGCGAAACTTACTGCAACTATTTTAAAAACTATTATGGACTTAAAACGGTCCGATGCAGGTTCTTCAATTCCTTCGGGCCGGGCGAGATCCCTGGCGCTTACAGGAATGTCATTCCTAATTTTGTCTACTGGTCGCTGAAAGGACAACCTCTCCCGATCATGGGGACCGGAGAAGAGACGAGAGATTGGACCTATGTAGGCGACATTGTAGATGGTCTATTGAGGGCGGGAGCCTTGGATTCTGCTGTCGGCGAAGCCATGAACCTTGCTTCCGGGACAGAGCATAAAGTCATCGACGTTGCGAACTGGATCAATGAATTGACCGGCAATCGATCCGGGATCGTTTATACTCCGCGGCGCAAGTGGGACACTAAGAGTCGGCTGCTTGCTTCCATCGATAAAGCAAAGCAGATCATCGGATATGAACCTAAGACTGATTTCCGGCAGGGATTGAAAAACACCGTCCAGTGGTTCAGAGAAAACTGGAACAGAATTGAGGCATCAGCTAGCTTCTGA
- a CDS encoding glycosyltransferase family 4 protein, whose protein sequence is MKILILSQYYPPEPGSSAMRMSEMAETLASRKHKVTVITGFPNYPEGKIYKGYRGKLFSKEEIQGVTIYRTFVLTLFRNKKFVSRLGNYLSFMITSIFGGLAAGKHDLIYFYSPPIFLGVSAFLLSRLYGIPYVFELNDLWPRAPIALGVLRNKILIRVSESLEGFVYRKASKIFFYSNKMRQAILDMGIPPANTEIHYLWVDTHFFSPLKDSQILLLREQYGLKDKFVILYAGNIGIAQGIGTVIESARLLKDQKEIVFMLVGGGSERDALMERARNYQLENVLFVPQQPVSEMPGMMSASDALIVHLDRAPHRLGTIPAKTLAYMSCGRPVLMAAEGESADLIIKSRSGIIVPPQNPEKMAEAVRQLYENRETSRQMGKAGRDYAIDHFHQAKILDEIEESFQKIIREASEV, encoded by the coding sequence ATGAAGATCTTGATTCTTTCGCAATATTACCCTCCCGAACCCGGTTCTTCCGCCATGAGAATGTCAGAAATGGCGGAGACCCTGGCTTCAAGAAAACATAAAGTGACCGTTATCACGGGATTTCCTAACTATCCTGAGGGAAAGATCTACAAAGGATACCGGGGAAAGCTTTTCTCAAAGGAAGAGATTCAAGGAGTTACGATTTATCGGACCTTTGTTCTGACCCTCTTCAGAAATAAGAAGTTCGTCTCGCGGCTGGGGAATTATCTTTCCTTCATGATCACCTCCATCTTCGGCGGTCTAGCTGCGGGAAAACATGATCTAATCTACTTCTATTCTCCGCCGATCTTCTTGGGAGTTTCCGCGTTCCTTTTAAGCCGCCTCTATGGTATCCCCTATGTCTTTGAACTGAACGATCTCTGGCCTCGTGCGCCAATAGCGCTAGGCGTTCTAAGAAATAAGATTCTCATCAGGGTCTCTGAATCGCTGGAAGGATTTGTCTATAGAAAAGCCTCAAAAATATTTTTCTATTCCAACAAGATGCGGCAAGCTATTCTGGATATGGGAATTCCCCCTGCAAACACTGAGATCCATTATCTCTGGGTGGACACGCATTTCTTCAGCCCTCTGAAGGATTCTCAGATTCTGTTGCTGAGGGAACAATATGGATTAAAGGATAAATTTGTTATCCTGTATGCAGGCAATATTGGGATTGCCCAGGGGATCGGAACGGTTATAGAAAGTGCCCGTCTGTTGAAAGATCAGAAGGAGATTGTCTTCATGCTGGTTGGCGGAGGTTCTGAACGGGATGCACTGATGGAGCGAGCACGCAACTATCAGCTTGAAAATGTTCTCTTTGTTCCACAACAACCTGTGAGTGAGATGCCTGGCATGATGTCCGCCAGCGATGCTCTTATAGTCCATCTGGATCGGGCGCCGCATCGCCTGGGAACTATCCCGGCTAAAACGCTGGCGTACATGAGTTGCGGAAGACCTGTATTGATGGCTGCTGAAGGGGAATCTGCAGATCTCATTATTAAGAGCCGGAGCGGCATCATTGTCCCTCCCCAAAATCCGGAAAAGATGGCGGAGGCTGTCCGGCAGCTCTATGAGAACCGAGAAACAAGCAGACAGATGGGAAAAGCAGGTCGCGATTACGCCATTGACCATTTCCATCAGGCAAAAATTCTCGATGAAATCGAGGAAAGCTTTCAAAAGATCATCAGAGAGGCTTCTGAAGTTTGA
- a CDS encoding tetratricopeptide repeat protein has product MKIDSSNIQAHLRIAERKLQSNQLREAICHYKRVIELFQGKPGVEEIDLRTFAFKFLRVFRVEGINLSSEMDELISRLACFQMILAYKRLFEIYSQQGKTEEAANALRQALELDSANAELLYLLSEVNVRKGDTGKALSLIEDAIRLEPDIAVFHARASELYERMGSDERALFHAKKALALDPHQFASRWVLARICERKGLLSDALVELQEIVRLSHDTDALNRIVQIQRSIGNSKAIHSHLKIFLDSYPHTIRKGDKLIATLRIRAEGRTIEDLHIYCLEPFGLGLSANPRFHQVSFLEEGKDLKLDIEISAMRSSLVNLEKPWRMDIIATNGEFWDAAFLEIAVHDPEQGIILYVITEDHELLERQKIHSCRDARLTLIEKSSLAESVARLQGAKWTHLVDVGSTYKVIHWAAEKSSGNEWKILARDIDDYLSQVTQQGNDLAVHIHAFSFPESPDFPLTFDEKEDVIKVKDSFLLTGVPNRKYWANAYPSVGSFDDPLSRTGSLMAVIKILEGFGRLGEPSYRAIFHRTGALEFGWGPLEQEKSLLALRKLGILANSDLPKGSIYFSSKEGRKTAYFTTKNDIFAATKSLQASGILEIKPEYNLDTDYLSTLKIIDKLVEKRVNDLLMKGEVKPGVHVITSTCHDKYFNMRFGEWDNLDPKYGSWKIIADHLRHLRESMPHLKFATASEAVLAYYDYFTPELKAFRCVEEVVLDFEDHPRRYRYGIRLLGKDIPVDRDHVHEVSIKPPSYLIGTILKIEIYKNDTMIKVFNDPRGYPDLDFTVDDRDAIYTALAITTETDGPAIIKEESQCQGSEIFLKVQAKQHFRKVHFLIPKATLAYFKSDVDFKSVRNIFLVSEKGKQKALDFSIEGKYLKVINAGLEPLDRERIQFAAGLAIQLLRQ; this is encoded by the coding sequence GTGAAGATAGACTCTTCCAATATCCAGGCTCATCTTCGAATAGCCGAGAGAAAGCTTCAATCCAATCAGCTTAGAGAAGCTATTTGCCACTATAAAAGGGTCATAGAGCTCTTTCAAGGCAAGCCTGGAGTCGAGGAGATCGATTTGCGGACCTTTGCCTTCAAGTTCCTTAGAGTTTTCAGAGTGGAGGGGATCAACCTTTCTTCCGAGATGGATGAGCTGATAAGCCGTCTGGCATGCTTCCAGATGATCCTGGCATACAAGAGACTCTTCGAAATCTATTCCCAGCAGGGTAAAACAGAAGAGGCAGCCAATGCTTTGCGCCAGGCTCTAGAATTGGATTCTGCGAATGCTGAATTGCTTTACTTATTATCAGAAGTGAATGTCCGAAAGGGAGATACAGGCAAAGCTCTTTCTCTCATTGAAGATGCCATTCGTCTTGAACCAGATATTGCGGTCTTTCACGCAAGAGCTTCCGAGCTATACGAAAGGATGGGTTCTGATGAGCGAGCACTCTTCCACGCCAAGAAAGCTTTAGCGCTTGATCCCCACCAATTCGCCTCACGATGGGTCCTTGCGAGGATCTGTGAGAGGAAGGGTCTTCTCTCTGATGCCCTGGTAGAACTGCAAGAGATCGTCAGGCTATCGCACGATACGGATGCACTCAACAGGATCGTGCAGATCCAGAGATCCATAGGTAATAGCAAAGCTATTCATTCTCATTTAAAGATTTTCTTAGATTCTTACCCGCATACAATAAGAAAGGGAGACAAGCTCATCGCCACCCTGCGTATCCGGGCTGAGGGAAGAACCATTGAAGATCTTCACATCTATTGTCTTGAGCCTTTTGGTCTTGGGCTTAGCGCAAATCCTCGGTTTCATCAGGTTTCTTTCCTGGAAGAGGGAAAAGATCTCAAACTCGACATAGAAATCTCTGCCATGCGTTCTTCGCTTGTGAACCTTGAAAAGCCATGGCGAATGGATATTATCGCCACGAATGGAGAATTCTGGGATGCCGCATTCCTTGAGATTGCGGTCCATGATCCGGAGCAAGGCATCATTTTATATGTCATCACAGAGGATCATGAACTTCTCGAGCGGCAGAAAATCCACAGCTGCCGGGACGCGAGGTTGACTCTCATTGAAAAATCATCTTTGGCAGAAAGCGTTGCCCGCCTCCAAGGGGCGAAATGGACGCACCTTGTAGATGTCGGCTCCACTTATAAAGTCATCCATTGGGCAGCGGAGAAATCGTCTGGGAACGAGTGGAAGATCCTTGCAAGAGACATAGATGATTACTTGAGCCAAGTCACACAACAAGGAAATGACCTTGCTGTCCACATTCATGCCTTTTCCTTCCCGGAGTCCCCAGATTTTCCGCTCACTTTCGATGAAAAGGAAGATGTGATTAAAGTGAAAGATTCCTTTCTTCTGACGGGAGTTCCCAATCGAAAATACTGGGCCAATGCTTATCCATCTGTTGGAAGTTTTGACGATCCCCTTAGCAGAACCGGAAGTCTGATGGCAGTCATCAAAATACTGGAGGGGTTTGGGCGCCTGGGTGAACCTTCCTATCGTGCTATTTTTCACCGCACTGGAGCTCTTGAATTTGGATGGGGGCCTTTGGAGCAAGAAAAGTCTCTTCTGGCCCTCAGGAAGCTGGGCATTCTCGCCAATAGCGATTTGCCTAAAGGAAGTATTTATTTTTCATCCAAAGAAGGGAGGAAGACTGCTTACTTCACGACGAAGAACGATATCTTCGCCGCGACAAAGAGCTTACAAGCCAGCGGAATTTTGGAGATTAAGCCAGAATATAATCTGGACACTGATTACTTGAGCACCCTGAAGATCATCGACAAGCTTGTGGAAAAGCGAGTCAATGATCTTCTGATGAAAGGAGAAGTGAAACCGGGCGTCCATGTCATTACATCGACCTGTCATGATAAATATTTCAACATGAGGTTTGGAGAATGGGACAACCTGGATCCTAAGTATGGGAGCTGGAAGATCATTGCAGACCATCTCCGGCATCTGAGAGAAAGTATGCCTCATCTTAAGTTCGCAACTGCTTCGGAAGCGGTCCTGGCCTACTATGACTATTTCACGCCTGAGCTGAAAGCTTTTCGATGTGTTGAAGAAGTTGTTCTTGATTTCGAAGACCATCCTAGGAGATACAGGTATGGAATTCGCTTGTTGGGAAAAGATATTCCTGTTGACCGGGATCACGTTCACGAAGTCTCCATCAAGCCACCGAGTTACCTGATTGGAACTATCCTCAAGATTGAAATTTATAAAAATGATACTATGATAAAGGTTTTTAACGATCCTAGAGGATATCCTGATCTCGATTTTACCGTGGACGACCGTGATGCCATTTACACAGCTCTGGCTATCACTACGGAGACAGATGGTCCCGCAATCATCAAAGAGGAGAGCCAATGTCAGGGTTCTGAGATTTTCCTGAAGGTCCAGGCGAAGCAGCATTTCAGGAAAGTTCATTTCCTGATTCCGAAAGCAACGCTCGCTTATTTTAAAAGCGATGTTGATTTTAAGAGCGTAAGGAATATATTTCTAGTCTCTGAGAAAGGAAAACAGAAGGCTTTGGATTTTTCCATAGAAGGAAAGTATCTGAAAGTGATAAATGCTGGATTGGAGCCTCTTGATAGGGAGCGAATCCAGTTTGCAGCTGGATTGGCCATCCAACTTCTTAGACAATAA
- a CDS encoding glycosyltransferase: MPENLIPYKDKWKMFCLSKYYAHKNLEILVELFSRFREELEEVVAIITIDSNDHPNASRLLRSIEKHRLSKKIINVGSIPHHNVGSYYRHCQAFLMPTLMETFGIPYLEAMSFNLPVLTSDLDFAHSVCGDAALYFDPWNSKSIRDAILLLKNNPLLSNVLVRKGQSRLKMFKSWDQIAGEISELLSEIAVKRA; the protein is encoded by the coding sequence ATGCCGGAGAATCTCATACCCTATAAAGACAAGTGGAAGATGTTTTGCCTTTCAAAATACTATGCGCATAAGAATCTGGAGATTCTTGTTGAGCTCTTTTCAAGATTTCGTGAAGAGCTCGAAGAGGTCGTGGCTATCATCACCATCGATTCCAATGACCATCCCAACGCGTCCCGATTGTTGCGATCCATTGAGAAACACCGTCTCTCAAAGAAGATCATTAATGTGGGATCAATACCCCATCATAATGTCGGAAGTTATTATCGTCATTGTCAGGCTTTCTTAATGCCTACCTTGATGGAGACATTCGGGATCCCTTACTTGGAGGCGATGAGTTTTAATCTTCCCGTCCTCACCAGCGATCTCGATTTCGCCCATAGTGTGTGTGGTGATGCCGCTCTTTACTTCGACCCCTGGAATAGCAAATCCATCCGTGATGCCATCCTGCTGCTAAAGAATAATCCTCTCCTCTCTAACGTACTCGTTAGGAAAGGGCAATCACGGCTGAAGATGTTCAAGTCGTGGGATCAAATCGCTGGAGAGATCTCGGAACTACTGTCTGAGATCGCTGTAAAAAGAGCTTGA
- a CDS encoding methyltransferase domain-containing protein: protein MMFKHIHYPESRFGGFTDIDGTIAFYIRVNSLLKPSFVVVDFGCGRGACRDDPILIRRELAILKGKVHKVIGLDVDPVAEQNPLIDEFHLLQSGEWPLEDNSADLCISDSVLEHLERPDSFFSQCRRVLRDEGYLCIRTANSWSYISLLGKLIPNKYHDLVLSKVQDKRKEVDVFPTLYRCNTIPKIRAMLSKCGFEHVVYGYEAEPSYLSFARVAYWLGTIHQRFAPGFMRPAIFAFAQVHK from the coding sequence ATGATGTTCAAGCATATCCATTACCCAGAAAGCAGGTTTGGTGGTTTTACGGATATTGACGGAACGATAGCCTTTTACATCCGAGTAAATTCTTTGCTTAAACCCTCGTTTGTAGTGGTTGATTTTGGGTGCGGTAGAGGTGCTTGTAGGGATGACCCTATACTTATAAGGCGGGAACTTGCAATACTCAAAGGCAAAGTTCATAAAGTCATCGGCCTTGATGTTGACCCTGTTGCAGAACAGAACCCTTTGATTGACGAATTTCACCTTCTACAGAGTGGCGAATGGCCGTTGGAGGATAACTCCGCTGATTTGTGCATTTCTGACAGTGTGTTGGAGCACCTGGAGAGGCCAGACTCCTTCTTCTCACAATGCCGAAGAGTACTTAGAGATGAAGGCTACTTATGCATTAGAACTGCAAACTCGTGGAGTTATATTTCGCTTCTTGGAAAGCTTATTCCGAATAAGTACCATGACTTGGTCTTGTCGAAAGTCCAAGATAAACGAAAAGAAGTTGATGTGTTTCCAACGCTCTATAGATGTAACACAATACCAAAGATTAGGGCAATGCTAAGCAAGTGCGGTTTTGAGCATGTAGTGTACGGCTACGAGGCAGAACCGTCTTATCTCTCGTTTGCAAGAGTGGCCTATTGGCTTGGCACTATACATCAGAGATTTGCTCCCGGCTTTATGCGTCCAGCAATCTTTGCGTTCGCGCAGGTGCATAAATAA